The following proteins are co-located in the Paenibacillus sp. JNUCC32 genome:
- a CDS encoding YdcF family protein: MPYPFDCITEFMFFETAIEPSDVILIPGGSHPQLMERAAELYHKGLAPYILPSGGPTPNVSSTEWEFLRDVGLSLGVPESSILCEDKATNTFENARYSWKSLQHHRINPRKAILVCKSYFARRALLTYQVEFPNEVEFYVSSVTDKTGTTKDNWYLDEQKITYVMNELTKVGQYFKHHIPNWVNGQLGKL, translated from the coding sequence ATGCCCTATCCATTTGACTGTATTACTGAGTTTATGTTTTTCGAAACTGCTATTGAACCATCTGATGTAATACTAATACCTGGTGGTAGTCATCCTCAACTAATGGAGAGAGCTGCTGAGTTATACCATAAGGGTCTGGCTCCTTATATACTCCCTTCAGGCGGGCCAACTCCAAATGTGTCCTCTACTGAATGGGAATTTCTTCGAGATGTTGGATTGAGTTTGGGTGTACCAGAAAGTTCAATTTTATGTGAGGATAAAGCCACAAATACATTTGAGAATGCAAGATATTCTTGGAAGTCTCTTCAACATCATAGGATTAACCCAAGAAAGGCAATATTAGTTTGCAAGTCTTATTTTGCTAGACGAGCTTTACTTACATACCAGGTTGAATTTCCTAATGAGGTTGAATTTTATGTAAGCTCGGTTACAGACAAGACAGGTACCACAAAAGATAATTGGTATTTAGATGAGCAAAAAATAACTTATGTAATGAATGAACTGACGAAGGTAGGGCAATATTTCAAACACCATATCCCAAATTGGGTAAATGGTCAGTTAGGGAAATTGTAG
- a CDS encoding GrpB family protein, whose amino-acid sequence MGTKLIVVEYNPNWVNKFEELRDFVFPVLSDLEVTIEHVGSTAIPRIAAKPIVDIDVVIPTQSDVLVAVTRLAKLGYVHEGDLGIPGREAFIPPRDVDWHHLYLCTVDNAEYKRHILFRDYLRNHPVDAKRYSQLKQMLVKQFKGDRSGYTNAKSDFVRDILKRAGWNDLN is encoded by the coding sequence ATGGGCACCAAGCTAATCGTTGTTGAGTACAATCCTAATTGGGTTAACAAATTTGAAGAGTTAAGGGATTTTGTGTTCCCAGTATTAAGTGATCTTGAGGTCACTATAGAGCACGTTGGAAGCACGGCAATCCCAAGAATAGCAGCAAAGCCAATTGTTGATATAGATGTGGTAATCCCTACACAATCAGATGTTCTTGTTGCTGTTACAAGACTTGCAAAGCTAGGATATGTTCATGAAGGAGATCTAGGGATACCAGGAAGAGAAGCTTTTATTCCGCCAAGAGATGTAGATTGGCATCACCTTTATTTATGTACTGTTGACAATGCTGAGTATAAGCGTCATATTCTTTTTCGAGACTACTTGAGAAATCATCCGGTAGACGCAAAAAGATACAGTCAGTTGAAACAAATGCTTGTTAAACAATTTAAAGGTGACCGTTCCGGTTATACAAATGCAAAAAGCGATTTTGTAAGAGACATACTAAAACGTGCTGGGTGGAATGATCTTAATTAA
- a CDS encoding SDR family oxidoreductase produces the protein MSDLKQQRIVMVTGANSGLGKATAISLAKQNARVVMVCRDPHRGELAKEEIVKESGNPKIDLLICDFSALSNVRRLAIEYSNNYDRLDVLINNAGIITRERTLTLDGYEMQFGVNHLAPFLLTNLLLEQLKMSKAGRIVTVSSLGHFYGKIHFDDLHFSKRYRYFKAYAQTKLANILFTYELSRRLEGTGVTANCLNPGEAKTNISVYTEGGFAQFLTSLFTPFLKTPDKHADTSVYLAMSHEMEGVTGKYFSNRKTVKSKSTTYDRKLAARLWEVSAEMVNLSSSLK, from the coding sequence ATGAGTGACTTGAAACAACAGCGCATCGTTATGGTGACAGGAGCAAACTCCGGGCTGGGCAAAGCGACGGCAATTTCTTTAGCAAAGCAAAATGCTAGAGTTGTTATGGTCTGTAGAGATCCACATCGTGGAGAACTTGCAAAAGAGGAAATCGTGAAAGAAAGCGGCAATCCGAAGATCGATTTGTTGATTTGTGACTTCTCCGCACTGTCCAACGTTAGAAGATTAGCGATTGAATACAGTAATAACTATGATCGTCTGGATGTATTAATCAATAATGCGGGCATTATAACGCGAGAGCGGACGCTTACTCTGGACGGCTACGAAATGCAATTTGGCGTCAACCACCTCGCTCCCTTTTTATTAACCAACCTGTTATTAGAACAGCTTAAGATGAGTAAGGCGGGGCGAATCGTAACAGTCTCTTCTCTTGGACATTTTTATGGAAAGATTCACTTTGACGACTTACACTTCTCTAAGCGTTATCGCTATTTTAAGGCCTATGCGCAGACAAAACTTGCTAACATCTTGTTCACCTATGAGCTTTCCCGGCGTTTGGAGGGAACGGGGGTAACTGCAAATTGTCTTAACCCTGGAGAAGCAAAGACCAATATCAGCGTTTATACAGAAGGGGGATTTGCTCAATTTCTAACTTCGCTGTTCACCCCGTTCCTAAAAACCCCCGATAAGCATGCGGATACTTCAGTTTATCTAGCAATGTCTCATGAAATGGAAGGGGTTACCGGTAAATATTTCAGTAACCGAAAAACAGTTAAATCCAAGTCAACCACCTATGATCGAAAATTGGCCGCTCGTCTTTGGGAAGTAAGTGCCGAAATGGTCAATCTGTCGAGTTCTTTAAAATAG
- a CDS encoding TetR/AcrR family transcriptional regulator: MKMDRRKLKTRRLLQKALLEVIEEKGAGRVTVSDVTKKADVNRGTFYLHYTDSMDMLQKVKEEVWEGLRERIDKLDPFDYLHFANNKAPYPSLVDVVEYCGENADFFRVILGPKGDPSYRIRIKDYLIKQHLSNILNSEHPKVSNSLLPFDFLIASIASANLSILQHWIDTDRRQSPGEIALMITHLIGNGAFQLLDTNHLPRR; encoded by the coding sequence ATGAAGATGGATCGGAGAAAACTGAAGACAAGACGGCTATTGCAAAAAGCTTTACTTGAAGTAATTGAGGAAAAGGGGGCAGGACGTGTTACGGTCAGTGATGTTACCAAGAAAGCAGACGTAAATCGTGGCACCTTTTATCTACACTATACGGATTCCATGGATATGCTCCAAAAAGTAAAGGAAGAAGTATGGGAAGGTTTGAGAGAACGTATAGACAAACTAGATCCATTCGACTACCTGCATTTTGCAAATAACAAAGCGCCTTACCCCTCATTAGTGGATGTGGTTGAGTATTGTGGGGAAAATGCAGATTTTTTCCGAGTTATTCTCGGACCTAAAGGCGACCCATCCTACAGGATTCGAATTAAGGATTATTTAATAAAGCAACATTTATCCAACATACTGAATTCTGAACATCCTAAAGTATCAAATTCTTTACTGCCCTTCGATTTTCTCATTGCTAGTATCGCATCGGCGAATTTAAGCATCCTTCAGCACTGGATTGATACAGATAGACGACAATCGCCTGGAGAGATCGCATTAATGATTACGCATCTGATAGGAAACGGCGCCTTTCAACTACTTGATACGAACCACTTGCCGAGAAGGTAA